The genomic interval TCAACTCAACACTGCTTTCAATCGAAAAAAATGTCTATCTATTTATAGGTCACATCAGCCAAAACTGACACTTTACCCAGAAGCAGAACGTTTTCTTAGTCGGTTTTCAAACTACAGAAAATACCTAGTAACAGATGGAAACACGCACGTTCAAAGAAATAAAATCCATGCACTTGAATTAAAAAAGCACTTTGTAAAAACAATTCCAACCTATCAATACGGAATTCAATATTCCAAGCCATCTGCTTTTTGTTTTGAGAAAATTCTTGCTTGGGAAGGGAATAAAACTCCTAGTGAGTTGGTTTACATTGGTGATAATCCTAAAAAAGATTTTGTATCGCTCAATAAAATGGGCACAAAAACAATTCGTGTACTAACTGGTGAATTCCATTCAATGAAAGCAGAACCAGAGTTTGATGGGCAATATACAGTGAATACTTTGGATGAAATTACAGAAGAATTTATAAAAAAAATAGCATTATGAAGATTGGAAATTTTGAATTAGGTCCTGAAAACCCTTGCTTTATCATTGCTGAACTATCTGCTAATCATAACGGTAGTTTAGAAACTGCTATTGAAACAATTCGGGCAGCGAAACGTGCAGGAGCAAATGCTATTAAATTTCAAACTTATACCGCTGATACCATTACATTAAATAGCAAAAAGGAAGATTTTTTGATTCAAGGTACTATCTGGGAAGGGAGATATCTCTATGATTTGTACCAAGAAGCATTTACTCCTTGGGAGTGGCATCAGCGATTATTTGATGTGGCAAAAGAAGAAGGATTGATCTGTTTTTCTTCTCCTTTTGATCCTACTGCAGTTGATTTTTTAGAAGTATTAGAAGTTCCTGCTTATAAAATTGCATCGTTTGAAATTACGGATATTCCATTGATCGAATATACGGCATCCAAAGGAAAACCAATTATCATTTCAACAGGAATTGCTACTTATGAAGATGTTAAACTAGCGGTTGAAGCTTGCAAAAAAGCAGGAAATGAACAGATTATCTTATTAAAATGCACTTCTAGTTACCCAGCACCAATTGAAGAAGCAAATATGAACATGATCCCTTATTTAGCAAAGGAGTTTAATGTGCTTTCAGGTTTATCCGATCATACAATGGGTTCAACGGTTGCATTGGTGTCAATTTGTTTGGGTGCAAAAGTCATTGAGAAACATTTTATTCTAGACCGGTCAATCGGCGGACCAGATGCAAGTTTTTCGATGAATGAAACAGAATTTACAGAAATGGTGAAATCTATTAGGGATGCAGAAAAAGCGATGGGTATTATTACTTTTGAATTGAGTGAAAAGCAATTGGTAAGCCGAGCACACAGCCGTTCGTTATACATCTCAAAAGATATTAAACAAGGTGAAGTAGTTACTTCAGAGCATATTCGATCCGTACGCCCTGGATTTAGCCTTCATCCGAAATACTTACCTGAACTAATCGGAAAAAAAGCCATGCATGATATGAATTTAGGTGACCGCATAAAAAAGGAGGATTTTGAATAATCCTCCTTTTTTATATCCTTCTATTTCTTAGCAACTTCTATTTTCTTTCTTCTTTTCCAAGAATAATAAATTGAAAATCCGAACAATCCAATTAATAGAATGGAACCCATACGAGCATAGATGGTATAAGTACCGTATTTTGGTAAGTCATATACAAATTCAATCTTATTATCCCCATCTTTCAATTCCAAACCTCTCAATAAATAATCTACTTTTAAAATATCAGTCTCTTTTCCATTCACAAAAGCTTTCCATCCAATTGGATAATAAATTTCAGAGAAAACTGCCAATTGATTGCCTTTTACAGTTGCCTGATAAGTCAATTTATTCGGAACAGAACTCGTTAATTTAATGGTACCTTCTGCCGAGAACTTCTTTTTAGACAATTTATTTGCAAAATCACTTAGCATTACTGCTTCACTAGAAGGTTTAAAAGAACTTACAACTTTCAACTGTACAAGCGATGTAAATGATTTCGCTGTATCAACTTCTAAGGTCATCAATGGAACAAGGTTTGTGTTTCCTCTCACATCCATTACAAACATCGCTTCTTGTCCTTCTGGAAGTCCGCTAGCCAATTGAACAGGAATTGTATCTTTTCTTCCTGGAACCAAGTATTGTAAACTTTCTCCACCATAAACCTCTGCTTGTTTCACTGCTGATTGATTGACTAAAAGAATTCCTGCTCCTTTATTCTCAATTTTGAACTTGTTTCCAAGTGCTCTAATCTCATCATTGGCAGTTGTCAATACTTTTACGTCTTTCACCAACCAAGCATTCCCTAAAGCAGTTGGATTATAAATGGCAGTATCTAATCCAGATTGAGATGTTTGCAAGAAATACTTCACATTCAACATATCGAGTACACGATTGTTTGTTTTTGAAATTTGAAATTCAATAAGGTTATTGATATTTCTCAATTTTGCACCATGGTATCCACCCAATGATTTATGGAAATACGAAGCTCTACTATCCGAAAAAGCACCAGAAAAATCAAGAACGCGGTAATTTGTAGCCATTTTCAACGCATGGAAACGATATGAATTGATCACATTAGCTCTCGCCGCTCCATCATACCCCAGTTCTTCCGCTTTTTGTTTTCCTTTCGCTTCTCCATTAGAAACGACAGAAGCCAATGAAGGATTTTGACGGATTTCTGAAGCCATGATTTCTTCGTCACCTTTGGTCGAATATACAGGATATGTCGTTAATTCAGATTCCTCCCAATACTTATAACCATTTCCTGAAATGTTATCTACAGCACCTAAGTAATTATAAGCTACAGGAACAACATCCGCAAATGTCAATATAACTAATCCAGCTATTAAAATGCTATTTGCTGTTTTTTCATTCTTGGAGAAAAGGAAAACAACGAATAAACCTCCAGCAAAAATTGCAAATAAGATAGAACGATTCATACTTGAATGAAAAATGACTTTTCGAGCCGTTTTTACATCTGCATATGATTTCATTTGACCATCAACTTGTGTAGCTACAAATTGTTGTACTTGTTGTGGGTTCGTTAAATCTAACTGATACTGCTGAGCTGCCATTTGCGGATCCATTTCCATCACCTGCTTGGTATAAACCTCCGTCAATCCAGCGTATTGTTTCGATTCAGCAGGATTCGAATATCCATCTCCTAAACCAGCTATTTTTACGACAATTAAAAATACTACAAATGATCCCAAAACAATCAAAAATTTTTGCCTCTGGGCGATAATTGCAGCTCTTTGCTTAATTAATTCATTGAGGAACAAAACTCCCATTACAGGAATTGTTAATTCTGCAATTACTAAAATGATTGTTACGGCTCTAAACTTATTATATGCTGGAATATGATCAATGAAGAAGTTGGTTAATCCCATGAAATTCTTCCCCCATGACAACATAATTGCCAAAATAGTAACAGCGAAAAGCGCCCATTTAATTTTATCCTTCAAAAAGAACAACCCTAAAAAGGCAAGCATACAAACAATTACGCCAATATAAACAGGACCAGATGTAATCGGCTGAGTTCCCCAATAGGAATATCCTTTTAAGGCATTATTTATCTCATCTTGTGACAAATCACTGTTCTCGATTTTTTGAGCAAAGGGAGAATTAGCCAATTGTTCAGAAGCACCACCCTTTACATACGGAGAAAGTAAAGTGAATGTCTCTCCTACTCCATAAGACCACTGAGTAATATAATCACGATCTAATCCAGCTGATTGATTCTTAGCAGGTAAACCATTCGCTGAAATCGTTACATCATTACCTCCACGAATACTGTTTTTACCATAATCATTTGTCAAAAGAAGATTTCCGCTATTGATTACAAAAGAAAGAATGAAAATTCCAATAATTCCAAGAGAAGTAATACCAAATTTTTTCAGTTCCTTTTTCTGAATAGCCTCAATGAAGAAATAGATTCCAATGAACAATAAAACGAAAAAGAAGTAATACGTTACCTGAACGTGATTCATAGCCAATTCAAAGGACATGAAAATTCCGGAAAGGACAATTCCCCATATTCGATTCGTTCGAAAAGCATAAATAAATGCCCCGAGAATTGCTGGTAAAAATGCTGCTGCTGCTGATTTTGTCGCATGTCCTGCTTGTATGACAATCAACTCATAACTGGCAAAGCTAAAAGCAATTGCTCCTAATAATCCAACCCAAGGATTCAACTTCAAAAGTCTTGCAAACAATAAGAAAGACAGAAAATGCAAGAAAATCAAACCGTATGGGCCAGGAAAAACCTTGAAGCAATTGTCTAAAATTGTTTTAAACCAGTTACCTGGATAACGCATCGAAATTTGTTCTGTTGGCATTCCTCCAAACACAGAACTCGACCACATAGGCTCTTTTCCAGATTCATCACGATACATATCTGTTTCGTTACTCATCCCTCTCCATTCCTTAATATCGTGTTGCTTTACACCATATCCTTCAAGTTGGGGTTTGAAAAAAACGGCAAGAACGACTAGTCCTATTGCGATTATCGTTAAATACGTCCAGTTTTTTTGAAAAAATCCTTTAATGTCCATAAGTTGAAATTGTTCCAGCCAAAAATAAGAACTTTAATCTTCCAACGTTTATTTTACGTGAAATTATAAGCAATTTATCACTGAATGTTCTTGAATTTATTCTTCTCCTTCCGAAAATCAAATTTTTCGTTCCTTTGAACTTTTTTGAGGTGAAAGTGTATCTCAAAATATAAACCCTTACAATCATGAACATAAAAATTATTCTATTTATTCTAATGGGTGTATTTTCATCCCATTCTTTTGCAGAAGAACGGATTAAATCCTACCCCAATTTTCAAATCTACAACACCGCCAAAAATACTTCACTGAAAAATGGAACAGCAAACATTACATTTCATTTCGTTAGTGATAATTTTTACAATACTCCAAAAGGTTATCAAACAATTATCTATTATTCAATCAATGAAAAAACAGATACCTTGTTTTTGGATTCGACCTTTACACAAACAATCCAAGTCAAAAGTGGAAAAACGAATTTTAAATTTTGGGCTGGCCCTGGTTACAACGAAGTAATTGCTGATAGCATTGATATTTCAAATCAAACAACCAATGACGCGCAAGTCAATTTTTATTCTGAAAACATGGTGATTGAAGTCGATAAGCCAGTCATTTACTTCCAAAGTCCTATTAAACTCGATTTTAAACTAGCGGTCACTCCAAAAACGGAATTTTCATTCACCTATCCAGCTTATAAAGACTTTTGGAAAGGAACTGTTTATCCAACTGGTGAAATAGAGATTGAAAATCAAACATATCCGTATTTATTTTGGGATTCCAAACAGATATTCAGTCTAAAGAATCACTCAAACGGTTACCACATTTCGAAACAAGAAGTGATTCCTTTCTTGGAAAAACAATTGTCAAACGCAGGCTTAACTTCAACAGAGAAAACGGATTTCATTACCTATTGGGGACCAAGAATGACTCAATACGAATCTGTTTTTATTCAATTTTACACCCAAGAAGATTGCGATCAGTTTGCAACTCTTCAGTGCGAGCCGAGACCAGAAGCAATCAATCGGTTGTACATCGGTTTTTCGGAATGGAATGAAACACTTACTCCTTTTCTTCGTCCAACAGATCTGAATTCTTTTGATCGCTCTGGATTCAACCTCTTAGAATGGGGAGGTTTTGAACTAATAACACCTGAGTTATGATACGACATTTTATTATTCTATCCTATTTATTGATTCCTGTTTTCGGATTTTCTAAATCAAAAGAATCACTTCCTTCAGTTTGGATCATCAAAGACAGTATTTCGAAATCTATTCACAAAGACAGTGTTAAACTAGTTTTTACTGTTCACGATTACGACAATCAGTTGATGCTCGACCAACATCCTGCTATCATTCAAATGAAAACAGTTTTTGAAACGAAGCGCTTTACTGTTTCCGCTAAAAAAAAGATGTTTCAATTTACCGTTTCGAAAAATGCACATCGCTTTCAATTCTTTATTAATTCCAATTTTGAAGAACTTTTATTTAATCACGAACTAACTGGAGGACATTATTACGAAGTTGGTCTTAACTTCCAAGGAATGTATCAAGGAAGATCTCTTTCCCCTCATATTCCTCCCACTATCATTAGAAATCACATGGTTGAAAAACCAGTTATTTACTTGTATAGTGAATCGGAACAAAACTTTAATCTAAAAATTAAAACAGATGCGAACATACAATTTACGTATCCTTTTACTGAAAACGAGTGGAAAGGCACAAGTTCTTCAAATGGAACAATTCAAGTAAACGGATTAAATTATCCTTATCTGTTTTGGGATGCAGCTCTTCCTGCCGAAAATCTGAAATTAGATTGGTTGAATGCCGACCAAACTCCAGGAAAAGAAATTGTTACATATCTTGACAGAAGGCTGGATAATTTAGGTTTCAATGCCAAAGAAAAAACAGATTTCATTACTTATTGGGCACCAAGGATCGAAAAAATGAAATACGTGCAACTCATTTGGCTTCAAGATGAGGCCATTAATTCAATCGCGTCATTGGAGGTTTCTCCAAATTTTCAGCAAAATAGAATTTACTTAATCTTCAAGGAAACAGATCAAATATTCAAACAGCCCCTGAATTTAAAAGTGAAATCACTCAAACCAATGAATCGAACTGGAAATTACCTCGTAGAATGGGGCGGAATTCAAATTCAATCAAACTTATAAGTTATGCGTATTCTAATCTTATTTTTGCTTTTAAGTGAGCCTCTTCTTGCGGGGAAACCAGAATGGATACCTGATTATTTTGTTCATTATGAAAAAGACAAAAACCCTAGTAACACAGGATCTCGGATAAAGATTATCTGCGAATTTGACACAGATTATAGTCTATCTCGCAAATTACGTGTTGGAATCAACGGAAGTGATGAAACGATTCCGCTCAACGAAAAAAATGAAGCTGTAATTATTCGAAAGTCTCAAAAAGCAATATTTCAATTTTTCTACGACAGCAACTTTCAAGAAATTGAAACAGATTCTATCTCCATAAAAAAAGGAGAAATAACAATTATTTCTTTGCGATTTAAGATAATGAGCGAAAAACGTACAGTCAAAAAACCAGTCATTTATCTTTATCCCGAAACAGATTTAGCACTTTCTATCGATTTGAAGCCTGCAGGAAACCTGACATTTAGTTATCCCCAATATTCCAATGAGTGGAAGGGAGTTGCACATCCCGATGGTTCAATAACTATTGACGAAAAAACATATCCTTATTTATTTTGGGAATCAGAACAACAATTCAATTTTTTTGACAGGAATATTGGTTGTTTACTTCTGTATAAAGAAAACCTGATAGAAACTTTAGACAAACACTTGACGGAATTAGGTTTCAACGATAAAGAGAAAACAGATTTTATTACATTTTGGGGACCACAACTCGCTAAACATAAATTAGTTTTAGCACAATTCCTTATCAATGAATCATGTAATCAATTCGCTACATTGGATATTCACCCAAAACCAGCACATGTGAATCGCGTTTATCTAATTTGGACAACCTTTGATTTGAATACATCACAGATTCCGTTAATTAAAAGTCAGATTCTTAAACCACTCAATCGAGAAGGATTTGATGTCCTTGAATGGGGAGGAATTGAAATTCCAAAAATTCCAAATTTTGACTAGTTTTAAAGAAAAAACATGCGAAAGATACTCGTTTTTGGTTTACTCAGTTGTTTGATTATCAACTCATCTTGCTCCAATATCGAAGCAAATGATGCCGATTATGATGCTTTGGCTCAAGATATGTGTGAATGTGCAAGCCCTCATACATCCAAAATTTCGAAAGAAATGCGACAGGCAATGATTACTTCTGAAAAAGAAGGTACAAATGTTCAAGCAGCTATGAATGCAGTTTTTGTGAAAGACCCCAAATCAGGAGTGGCAGATATGCATGCTATTGATGAATTGGGAATAGAGCTAAAAAAATGTTCCGAACGTTTAAATTCAAAGTACAGCGCTGTTTACACCAACGAATCTGAAGAAGATGTCATACAAAAATTATTGAATGCGCTAAAAAAACGAAGGGGTTGCGAATTTACTTATGCTTTAATGAAGGCAACGAGTAAACCAGCGAAATAACACCTTATTTTTTCGGATTTGCAAACATTTTCACATCCTCACCTGTGATTTTTGAGCCACAAAGAATGACTAATCGTTCTACAATATTTCGCAATTCTCGAATATTTCCCGACCAATCAATTTGCTGTAACTCAATCAATGCATCGTCAGAAAATTCTTTTTTAGAAACTCCGTGATCGCTGCAAACCAAGGTCAAAAAATGATCCGCTAACATGGGGATATCATCTCTACGCTCATTCAATGACGGAACATGGATTAAAATTACAGCCAACCGGTGATACAAATCTTCTCTGAACCTTCCTTCTTCGATTTCTTTTCTCAAATCTTTATTGGTAGCTGCAACTACGCGTGCATCAATTTTAATGTCCCGCTCACTTCCAACTCGTTGTATCACATTTTCCTGTAAGGCTCTCAATACTTTTGCTTGAGCAGAAGCGCTCATATCTCCAATTTCATCCAAGAAAAGTGTTCCCCCAGAAGCCAATTCGAACTTTCCTTTTTTATCCTTCACCGCAGAAGTAAAAGCGCCTCTTTCATGTCCGAATAATTCACTTTCAATCAACTC from Fluviicola taffensis DSM 16823 carries:
- a CDS encoding YfhO family protein is translated as MDIKGFFQKNWTYLTIIAIGLVVLAVFFKPQLEGYGVKQHDIKEWRGMSNETDMYRDESGKEPMWSSSVFGGMPTEQISMRYPGNWFKTILDNCFKVFPGPYGLIFLHFLSFLLFARLLKLNPWVGLLGAIAFSFASYELIVIQAGHATKSAAAAFLPAILGAFIYAFRTNRIWGIVLSGIFMSFELAMNHVQVTYYFFFVLLFIGIYFFIEAIQKKELKKFGITSLGIIGIFILSFVINSGNLLLTNDYGKNSIRGGNDVTISANGLPAKNQSAGLDRDYITQWSYGVGETFTLLSPYVKGGASEQLANSPFAQKIENSDLSQDEINNALKGYSYWGTQPITSGPVYIGVIVCMLAFLGLFFLKDKIKWALFAVTILAIMLSWGKNFMGLTNFFIDHIPAYNKFRAVTIILVIAELTIPVMGVLFLNELIKQRAAIIAQRQKFLIVLGSFVVFLIVVKIAGLGDGYSNPAESKQYAGLTEVYTKQVMEMDPQMAAQQYQLDLTNPQQVQQFVATQVDGQMKSYADVKTARKVIFHSSMNRSILFAIFAGGLFVVFLFSKNEKTANSILIAGLVILTFADVVPVAYNYLGAVDNISGNGYKYWEESELTTYPVYSTKGDEEIMASEIRQNPSLASVVSNGEAKGKQKAEELGYDGAARANVINSYRFHALKMATNYRVLDFSGAFSDSRASYFHKSLGGYHGAKLRNINNLIEFQISKTNNRVLDMLNVKYFLQTSQSGLDTAIYNPTALGNAWLVKDVKVLTTANDEIRALGNKFKIENKGAGILLVNQSAVKQAEVYGGESLQYLVPGRKDTIPVQLASGLPEGQEAMFVMDVRGNTNLVPLMTLEVDTAKSFTSLVQLKVVSSFKPSSEAVMLSDFANKLSKKKFSAEGTIKLTSSVPNKLTYQATVKGNQLAVFSEIYYPIGWKAFVNGKETDILKVDYLLRGLELKDGDNKIEFVYDLPKYGTYTIYARMGSILLIGLFGFSIYYSWKRRKKIEVAKK
- a CDS encoding HAD family hydrolase; the protein is MIIVTDLDDTLYPEIEFVYSGFRAVCSYLKQTFDLDPKISYEIMFQELKTNGRGNVFDAVLKEHQLNTAFNRKKCLSIYRSHQPKLTLYPEAERFLSRFSNYRKYLVTDGNTHVQRNKIHALELKKHFVKTIPTYQYGIQYSKPSAFCFEKILAWEGNKTPSELVYIGDNPKKDFVSLNKMGTKTIRVLTGEFHSMKAEPEFDGQYTVNTLDEITEEFIKKIAL
- the pseI gene encoding pseudaminic acid synthase, which produces MKIGNFELGPENPCFIIAELSANHNGSLETAIETIRAAKRAGANAIKFQTYTADTITLNSKKEDFLIQGTIWEGRYLYDLYQEAFTPWEWHQRLFDVAKEEGLICFSSPFDPTAVDFLEVLEVPAYKIASFEITDIPLIEYTASKGKPIIISTGIATYEDVKLAVEACKKAGNEQIILLKCTSSYPAPIEEANMNMIPYLAKEFNVLSGLSDHTMGSTVALVSICLGAKVIEKHFILDRSIGGPDASFSMNETEFTEMVKSIRDAEKAMGIITFELSEKQLVSRAHSRSLYISKDIKQGEVVTSEHIRSVRPGFSLHPKYLPELIGKKAMHDMNLGDRIKKEDFE